The nucleotide sequence AATTCATGGCCGACGCGCCGATCGAAATGCGCTTAGTGGACGCGTTAGACCCTGTGGCGCCCACTGCCACTGATACTAAGCGCCATGTGTGGTTTCGGGTCAATGGTGCGCTGCCAAGTGATGACAGCGTCCATAATTTGCTGCTGGCTTATGCCTCAGATTTCAATTTCTTAGTCACGGCGCTGCAGCCCCACGGCGTATCGTTTTTAACCCCAGGCATGCGTTTAGCTACGATTGATCATGCCATGTGGTTTCACCGCCCATGCGATTTACAAGATTGGATCCTCTATAGTGTGGATAGCCCAAGTGCCAGCAATGACCGCGGCTTTGTGCGTGGCCAATTCTTTAACCGCCAAGGTCAGTTAATTGCATCTTGCACCCAAGAAGGCTTGATTCGTCAGCTAAAAGGATAAGGCTCAAATGAAAAAATATTTCGCCAGTGTGTTATTGCTCGTCTCGAGCTTAGTATTAAGCGGCTGCGTGACAGTTGAACCGCCTCAGCCTGTAGTGATTAATGGCGCGGCCGGTTATTTAGAAAAAATCAGTTTGCCGCCAGGCAGTGTGATTAATATTGCGATTATTGATTTTAATACTCCAGGATCGATCATTGCGCAAAAGAACTTTAATGTAGCGCGCGTTCCTGTACCGTTTAAGTTTTTATTGCCGGCCGATTCCATTAAATCCAACATAAATTATGGCGTGGTGGCTATGATCCAATATCAAGGGCAAGTGTTATTTCAGACCTATGATAAATATCCGGTGATCAATAATGATAAATTCACCACCGAAGTTATCATGAAGCCGGTATATCCAAACCAGCCTTAACGATGTAGCGTTTGCCATAAAAGCTAATTAAGTCAGCAATAATGACCGTGCGTTTTGTTCGATATATTACTCGAGCAAGATGCGCGGTTTTTTTATGCAAGTTGTTTGTTTTGCGATCAGTATCTCGTTGTTAGCGTTTGGTTTTTGTACTCCATAGGTTTATTGATCTGCGTCAAGTTTGTTAACGACTTTTTCTGGCAGTGTAGCGCTAGATGTTAATTAAGTTGCAAATTTAGCAATCACATTGTGATGATGGAGTATAACAATGAAGAAAGTATTGATGGGATTGATTGGCGCCAGTTTATTGTCAGCACCTGTACTTGCGCACCAAGCGGGAGACATCATAGTGCGCGCTGGTTTTGCCGTGGTAACGCCTAATGAGTCGAGCCCAGATGTATTGGGTTTAGGGGAATTTAGTGTCGATGGCAATACCCAGCTAGGGTTAAACTTTGGCTACATGATTACTGATAATTGGGCAGTGGAATTATTAGCGGCCACACCATTTAGTCATGATGTGTCTTTGCCTGATGTTGGTGTGATTGCAGAAACTAAACATTTACCACCTACCTTAGTGGCACAATATTATTTTGGCGAGGCGGGTAGTCAGTTCCGCCCCTATATTGGCGTTGGGGTTAACTTCACCAATTTCTTTGATAATGAATTTACCGCTACGGGTAAAAGTTTAGGCTTAGCGGATTTAAGCATGAGCAACTCCTGGGGCGTTGCGGCGCAAATTGGCGCCGATTATAAAATCAATAAAAACTGGTTATTCAACGCTTCTGTGTGGTACGCACAAATAAGCACAGACGTGAGCTTTAATGCCACGCCAACCCCGATTAAAACCGATATTGACCCATGGGTTTATATGCTGAGCCTAGGTTACGTATTTTAAGATGTGATATTTAGCTGCTTAACTAAAATGGCGCCTAGGCGCCATTTTTTATGAGTCCATAAGTATCAGTAATGAACTATTTACTCTCGCCTTTCTTTTTCCAGCGGCGAGTATTGTAAATATACTCAGGTAATATGTTGCTAAGCCAAGCCATTAGCATCCAACGTTTAGTCACATAGGCGCGGCGTTTGCCTTTATTTAATGCCTTGATGATTTGCCCCGCCACTGTTGGCAGGGGAGCAGACCAGAGGCGACTTTGATGCATAGCCGCTTTATCTAATAAGCCTAATTGAATATCTGTGATGGTGAGCGGCAACTTTAGGCGCTGGGCATGCATAGATAAGCCTTGCAA is from Shewanella sp. SNU WT4 and encodes:
- a CDS encoding YbaY family lipoprotein, which codes for MKKYFASVLLLVSSLVLSGCVTVEPPQPVVINGAAGYLEKISLPPGSVINIAIIDFNTPGSIIAQKNFNVARVPVPFKFLLPADSIKSNINYGVVAMIQYQGQVLFQTYDKYPVINNDKFTTEVIMKPVYPNQP
- the ompW gene encoding outer membrane protein OmpW → MKKVLMGLIGASLLSAPVLAHQAGDIIVRAGFAVVTPNESSPDVLGLGEFSVDGNTQLGLNFGYMITDNWAVELLAATPFSHDVSLPDVGVIAETKHLPPTLVAQYYFGEAGSQFRPYIGVGVNFTNFFDNEFTATGKSLGLADLSMSNSWGVAAQIGADYKINKNWLFNASVWYAQISTDVSFNATPTPIKTDIDPWVYMLSLGYVF